A region from the Desulfovibrio sp. genome encodes:
- a CDS encoding carbonic anhydrase, which translates to MKSVESLLQGNELFQKNYFKKNETELLELVRSGQHPKALFIGCADSRVIPSLITNAPPGQLFVLRNVGNFVAPHKPDEDYHAMASGIEYAVTTLDISEIIICGHTYCGAIEALYKEISGDQLIHTKKWLSLGKKAKELALLALGKDSDKDRLLRLTEKLSIVFQIENLLTYPYVREKVENGTLHIHGWLYHIESGEMEYYDPDQHEFLTLSKSEAAL; encoded by the coding sequence ATGAAGAGTGTTGAAAGCCTGTTGCAGGGCAATGAACTGTTTCAAAAAAACTATTTTAAAAAGAACGAAACCGAGCTTCTGGAACTTGTCAGAAGCGGCCAGCATCCCAAGGCGCTCTTTATTGGCTGCGCCGACTCCAGAGTTATCCCCTCGCTCATAACCAATGCTCCTCCCGGCCAGCTTTTCGTGCTGCGCAACGTGGGCAATTTTGTGGCTCCCCACAAGCCGGACGAAGACTATCACGCTATGGCCTCCGGCATAGAATACGCCGTCACCACCCTGGATATTTCAGAAATCATCATCTGCGGGCATACGTACTGCGGGGCCATAGAGGCCCTGTACAAGGAAATCAGCGGTGACCAGCTCATCCACACCAAGAAGTGGCTTTCGCTTGGCAAGAAGGCCAAGGAACTCGCCCTGCTGGCGCTTGGCAAAGATTCCGACAAGGACAGGCTGTTGCGTCTGACGGAAAAGCTCTCCATTGTCTTTCAGATTGAAAACCTGCTCACCTATCCTTACGTCAGGGAAAAGGTGGAAAATGGCACCCTGCATATCCATGGCTGGCTTTACCATATCGAATCCGGCGAAATGGAATACTATGATCCCGACCAGCACGAATTTCTGACACTGAGCAAGTCGGAAGCCGCGCTGTAG
- the rsmD gene encoding 16S rRNA (guanine(966)-N(2))-methyltransferase RsmD translates to MRIISGRLGGRTLKTVEGEGYRPAMSKTREALFSMLAARGLVWSTARVLDLFAGSGSLAFEAISRGAPHALLVENSVQAMRCLQANVETLGVQAETGLIKDDVLKVLRRPPQQPYNLVFMDPPYRKKLAEPALRLLAAHRWLTPGAFVTAEIEKEASFAVPSGFTLETDRLLGQTRVCIWIAP, encoded by the coding sequence ATGCGCATCATATCAGGCCGCCTCGGCGGCCGGACTCTTAAAACTGTGGAAGGCGAGGGCTACCGCCCCGCCATGAGCAAAACCCGCGAGGCCCTCTTTTCCATGCTCGCCGCCCGTGGGCTTGTCTGGTCCACGGCGCGGGTGCTGGATCTTTTCGCGGGCAGCGGCAGTCTGGCCTTTGAGGCCATCAGCCGTGGCGCGCCCCATGCCCTGCTGGTTGAAAACTCCGTGCAGGCCATGCGCTGCCTTCAGGCCAATGTGGAAACGCTGGGCGTGCAGGCCGAAACGGGCCTCATAAAGGACGACGTGCTCAAGGTGCTCAGGCGGCCGCCGCAACAGCCCTATAACCTGGTTTTTATGGATCCGCCCTACCGCAAAAAGCTGGCCGAACCGGCCCTGCGGCTGCTGGCGGCCCACCGCTGGCTTACGCCCGGAGCCTTTGTCACTGCGGAGATTGAAAAAGAGGCAAGCTTTGCCGTACCTTCCGGTTTCACCCTGGAAACTGACAGACTGCTGGGCCAAACCCGCGTCTGCATCTGGATAGCGCCATGA
- the miaA gene encoding tRNA (adenosine(37)-N6)-dimethylallyltransferase MiaA, with amino-acid sequence MRNTHTNSGAAQAAPLPVICLAGPTGSGKTAAALAMADALNGEVINADSRQVYADFPCITAQPTPEERAHCPHHLYGFLPTAQKISAGRWADQATALARDILARGKTPLLVGGTGLYFHTLLHGTAQIPPVNPALTLALTDRMEADGAARMHAELAQVDPEYAARIHPNDRQRIVRALEVRQATGKPFTWWHKNAMSPPPCTGPLLVLDAPLAWLEPRLARRLDMMLDAGAMDEARAALEHCDDDGAPGWSGIGCAEALAFLRGRLNFEECRSLWLRNTRAYAKRQLTWFRARKQALWLPPEDVDGVVTAARSGWARLEG; translated from the coding sequence ATGCGGAACACGCATACCAACAGCGGGGCGGCACAGGCTGCCCCGCTGCCTGTCATCTGCCTTGCGGGGCCCACAGGCTCCGGCAAGACGGCCGCCGCCCTGGCCATGGCCGACGCTTTGAACGGCGAGGTCATCAATGCGGACTCCCGGCAGGTCTATGCGGATTTTCCCTGCATAACGGCGCAGCCCACGCCCGAAGAACGCGCCCACTGCCCGCACCACCTCTACGGCTTTTTGCCCACAGCGCAAAAAATCAGCGCGGGCCGCTGGGCTGACCAGGCCACGGCCCTTGCCCGCGACATCCTCGCCAGGGGCAAGACGCCCCTCCTGGTGGGCGGTACGGGGCTGTACTTTCACACCCTGCTGCACGGCACGGCCCAGATTCCTCCTGTGAACCCGGCCCTGACCCTGGCCCTCACCGACCGCATGGAAGCCGACGGCGCGGCACGTATGCACGCCGAACTGGCCCAGGTGGACCCGGAATACGCCGCCCGCATCCATCCCAATGACCGCCAGCGCATCGTGCGCGCCCTTGAAGTGCGCCAGGCCACGGGCAAACCCTTCACCTGGTGGCACAAAAACGCCATGAGCCCCCCGCCCTGCACCGGGCCGCTGCTGGTGCTGGATGCCCCCCTGGCCTGGCTGGAACCCCGCCTGGCCCGCCGCCTGGACATGATGCTCGACGCAGGGGCCATGGACGAGGCCCGCGCCGCCCTTGAACACTGCGACGACGACGGCGCGCCCGGCTGGTCCGGTATCGGCTGCGCCGAAGCCCTGGCCTTTCTGCGCGGCCGCCTGAATTTCGAAGAATGCCGCTCGCTCTGGCTGCGTAACACACGCGCCTACGCCAAGCGGCAGCTCACCTGGTTTCGCGCCCGCAAGCAGGCCCTCTGGCTGCCGCCGGAAGATGTGGACGGCGTGGTTACAGCCGCGCGCAGCGGCTGGGCGCGGTTAGAAGGGTAG
- a CDS encoding nucleoside deaminase: MKRQASDLFFPHSGGPASGNGGVRVFAPAGPVPPAPPGHSWESLMGRALERARLAAAAGEIPVGAVIAAPDGTVLAEAGNAPVGLHDPTAHAEILALRQAGRVFGNYRLGGCVLVVTLEPCAMCAAACLHARLAGVVYGAADSLAGAVVSRAEYFDAQSANHSLWHMGGVRGAECAELLRGFFAARREE, translated from the coding sequence ATGAAGCGGCAGGCATCAGACCTTTTCTTCCCCCATTCCGGCGGCCCTGCCTCCGGAAATGGGGGAGTTCGCGTTTTTGCGCCAGCCGGGCCTGTGCCCCCCGCGCCGCCGGGGCATAGCTGGGAGAGCCTCATGGGGCGTGCGCTTGAGCGTGCCCGACTGGCCGCCGCTGCCGGAGAAATCCCCGTGGGCGCGGTTATCGCGGCCCCCGACGGCACAGTGCTGGCGGAAGCGGGCAACGCCCCTGTGGGCCTGCACGATCCCACGGCCCATGCCGAAATCCTGGCTCTGCGCCAGGCAGGGCGCGTTTTTGGCAATTACCGGCTTGGCGGCTGCGTGCTGGTGGTCACCCTTGAGCCCTGCGCCATGTGCGCTGCGGCCTGCCTCCATGCCCGCCTGGCCGGAGTGGTTTACGGGGCGGCGGATTCGCTGGCCGGGGCCGTTGTCTCGCGTGCCGAATATTTTGACGCGCAGAGCGCCAACCACAGCCTCTGGCATATGGGCGGCGTGCGCGGGGCTGAATGCGCGGAACTGCTGCGCGGTTTTTTTGCCGCCAGGCGCGAAGAATAG
- a CDS encoding 4Fe-4S dicluster domain-containing protein, whose translation MKRRTFLTILGSAGVVSALGTAKVAQAGPHTFPYYADSYGVLHDTTRCIGCRKCEEACNKVNHLPKPKKPFSDLTVCDTTRRTSEYQWTVVNKYKVNGKDVFRKLQCFHCNDPACASACFAKCFSKHPNGAVHYDGSQCVGCRYCMIACPFYVPGFQYDEAFDPLVQKCTFCEPLLQEGKLPGCVQACPKDALTFGRRSDLLRVARARMADNPGKYVNYIYGETDAGGTAWMVLSPAVGQAAAAIPADDAPLAGDELKQLGLNTHLGNRPMGELTYGALGAVPMIVAFWPVLFGGAYAISKRREAMYKAEKDEKIKEAHEDVAAAVDAAVRKIEETQGPGAADTARRAMTEALKARETECKCHGEDK comes from the coding sequence ATGAAACGCAGAACATTTCTGACCATTCTGGGAAGCGCGGGCGTGGTCTCGGCCCTTGGCACTGCCAAGGTAGCCCAGGCTGGCCCCCACACCTTCCCATATTATGCTGACAGTTACGGAGTGCTGCACGACACTACCCGCTGCATCGGCTGCCGCAAGTGCGAAGAGGCCTGCAACAAGGTCAACCACCTGCCCAAGCCCAAAAAGCCCTTCAGCGACCTCACCGTGTGCGACACCACCCGCCGTACCAGTGAATACCAGTGGACCGTGGTGAACAAGTACAAGGTCAACGGCAAGGACGTGTTCCGCAAGTTGCAGTGCTTCCACTGCAACGACCCGGCCTGCGCCTCGGCCTGTTTTGCCAAGTGCTTCTCCAAGCACCCCAACGGCGCTGTGCACTACGACGGCTCGCAGTGCGTGGGCTGCCGCTATTGCATGATAGCGTGCCCCTTCTACGTGCCCGGCTTCCAGTACGACGAAGCCTTTGATCCCCTGGTGCAAAAATGCACCTTCTGTGAGCCCCTGCTCCAGGAAGGCAAGCTGCCCGGCTGTGTGCAGGCCTGTCCCAAGGACGCCCTCACCTTCGGCCGCCGCAGTGACCTCCTCCGCGTGGCCCGTGCCCGCATGGCCGACAATCCCGGCAAGTACGTCAACTACATCTACGGCGAAACCGACGCCGGTGGTACCGCATGGATGGTTCTGAGCCCCGCTGTGGGCCAGGCCGCTGCCGCCATTCCGGCGGACGACGCGCCGCTGGCTGGCGACGAACTGAAACAGCTTGGCCTCAACACCCACCTCGGCAACCGCCCCATGGGTGAACTGACCTACGGCGCGCTGGGCGCGGTGCCCATGATCGTGGCCTTCTGGCCTGTGCTCTTCGGCGGTGCGTATGCCATCAGCAAGCGCCGCGAAGCCATGTACAAGGCTGAAAAGGACGAAAAGATCAAGGAAGCCCACGAAGACGTGGCCGCCGCCGTTGACGCCGCTGTGCGCAAGATTGAGGAAACCCAGGGGCCGGGTGCTGCCGACACGGCTCGCCGC
- a CDS encoding MBL fold metallo-hydrolase translates to MKVQLLGAAQTVTGSCYMIEACGKRFCIDCGMHQGNKAIEARNRETEVYRPTDIDFVLITHAHIDHSGLLPKLVREGFENPVYCTKATSELLDLMLQDSAHIQEMEALWEAKKYMRRGLKNPPAALYTVADAQKAVTLFSAVDYHKTFEPAPGITVTYYDAGHILGSGSLRIEAAENGKTTSLIFSGDIGRPQSLIVRSPENPPQADYVFMESTYGDRDHKDEDLSDQELADAIAYSYGKGEKVIIPAFAVERTQEVLYCLHVLNKKGLLPADMPVYVDSPLAIRATEVFERNRELFDDAAQKMLNNGDNPFSLPNLRYTLSVTESQAINDYKGPAIVISASGMCNAGRIRHHLRHNIWKPGASIVFVGYQAVGTPGRKIVEKAKKITLFGEDMDVAARIFTINGFSGHAGQSQLLEWLAPLVHNCAQVVLTHGESKAQEVLARLIHERFAVTPHIASYLEEMTLVGCEVAETITHETKAHPKVDWNFLTDEVERKWGMFKGKLADVEARPWVEQTDLHEALEKMDYALTRLISRM, encoded by the coding sequence ATGAAGGTTCAACTTCTGGGTGCGGCTCAAACCGTGACCGGCTCCTGCTACATGATTGAGGCCTGCGGCAAAAGATTCTGCATCGACTGCGGCATGCACCAGGGCAACAAGGCCATTGAGGCGCGTAACCGGGAAACTGAAGTCTACCGTCCCACTGATATTGACTTCGTCCTCATCACCCACGCCCATATCGACCATTCCGGCCTGCTGCCAAAGCTGGTGCGCGAAGGGTTTGAAAACCCCGTATACTGCACCAAGGCCACAAGCGAGCTTCTGGACCTCATGCTGCAGGACAGCGCCCATATCCAGGAAATGGAAGCCCTGTGGGAAGCCAAAAAATACATGCGGCGCGGGCTTAAAAATCCCCCCGCAGCCCTGTACACCGTGGCAGACGCGCAAAAAGCCGTCACCCTCTTTTCTGCGGTGGACTACCACAAGACCTTTGAACCCGCCCCCGGCATCACGGTCACCTATTATGACGCCGGGCACATCCTCGGTTCCGGCTCCCTGCGCATTGAAGCCGCCGAAAACGGCAAGACAACCAGCCTCATCTTTTCGGGCGACATCGGCCGCCCGCAGTCTCTTATCGTGCGCAGCCCCGAAAATCCGCCCCAGGCCGACTATGTGTTTATGGAGTCCACCTACGGCGACCGCGACCACAAGGATGAAGACCTCAGCGATCAGGAACTGGCCGACGCCATCGCCTACAGCTACGGCAAGGGCGAAAAGGTCATCATTCCCGCCTTTGCCGTGGAACGCACCCAGGAGGTGCTGTACTGTCTGCATGTGCTCAACAAAAAGGGCCTGTTGCCCGCCGACATGCCCGTGTACGTGGACAGCCCCCTGGCCATCCGCGCCACCGAAGTCTTTGAGCGCAACCGCGAGCTTTTTGACGACGCCGCTCAAAAAATGCTCAATAACGGCGACAATCCCTTCTCCCTGCCCAACCTGCGCTACACCCTGTCCGTGACGGAATCGCAGGCCATCAACGACTACAAGGGCCCGGCCATCGTCATCTCGGCCAGCGGCATGTGCAACGCGGGTCGTATACGCCACCACCTGCGCCACAATATCTGGAAGCCCGGCGCAAGCATCGTCTTTGTGGGCTATCAGGCCGTGGGCACGCCAGGCCGCAAGATTGTTGAAAAAGCCAAAAAAATAACGCTGTTCGGTGAAGATATGGACGTAGCCGCCCGTATTTTCACCATCAACGGTTTTTCGGGCCATGCCGGGCAAAGCCAGCTTCTGGAATGGCTGGCCCCCCTGGTGCACAACTGCGCGCAGGTGGTGCTCACCCACGGTGAATCCAAGGCTCAGGAAGTCCTGGCCAGGCTTATACATGAGCGCTTTGCCGTCACGCCCCACATAGCTTCCTACCTTGAGGAAATGACCCTGGTCGGCTGCGAGGTTGCCGAAACCATCACGCACGAGACCAAGGCCCACCCCAAGGTGGACTGGAATTTCCTCACCGACGAAGTGGAACGCAAGTGGGGCATGTTCAAGGGCAAGCTGGCCGATGTGGAAGCCCGCCCCTGGGTGGAACAGACCGATTTGCACGAAGCTCTGGAAAAAATGGACTACGCCCTCACGCGCCTTATCTCGCGCATGTAG
- the coaD gene encoding pantetheine-phosphate adenylyltransferase, with product MKIAMYPGTFDPMTNGHLSLIRRGCEVFDQLIVAVADNTPKRPLFSHEERVDMARVALKDEPKVIVEPFSGLTVEYAAQRGACVLLRGLRAVSDFEYEFQLALMNRRLQRHIQTVFLMTDYQWLFISSTIVKAAASHGADIKGLVPENVRLALMEKYEKGEVAQATPCLAPPHSGFRTS from the coding sequence ATGAAAATAGCCATGTATCCCGGCACGTTCGACCCGATGACCAACGGGCACCTCAGCCTCATCCGCCGGGGCTGCGAGGTTTTTGACCAGCTCATCGTGGCGGTGGCCGACAATACGCCCAAACGCCCCCTTTTCAGCCATGAAGAACGTGTGGACATGGCCCGTGTGGCGCTCAAGGACGAACCCAAGGTCATTGTGGAACCCTTTTCGGGCCTCACGGTGGAGTACGCCGCCCAGCGCGGGGCCTGTGTTCTGTTGCGCGGGCTGCGCGCCGTCTCGGACTTTGAATACGAGTTCCAGCTGGCCCTCATGAACCGCCGCCTGCAGCGCCATATCCAGACGGTCTTTCTCATGACCGACTACCAGTGGCTGTTCATCAGCTCCACCATCGTCAAGGCGGCGGCCAGCCACGGAGCGGACATCAAGGGTCTTGTGCCCGAAAACGTGCGGCTGGCGCTTATGGAAAAATACGAAAAAGGCGAGGTTGCCCAGGCCACCCCCTGTCTTGCCCCGCCCCACAGCGGCTTTCGCACCTCGTAA
- a CDS encoding fused MFS/spermidine synthase, translating to MLELTVFFSGALVMVLEMVGARVLAPYVGTSAIVWTSLIGVVLACLALGAWAGGRMADRHLSRRGLALALAGAGLGCALTALCHSLVGQWVTEGIGNLYVAAVAAAVGIFALPALFFGAISPYAIRLRIGSVDTAGATVGRLYALSTAGSILGTFLGGFVLISFFGSASILWGVAVCMMALSLCNAARGGKVRAALLALCLIGAVMNGMYGTWQENRGGVRLVESPYNSIRVYEGMDWGEGGRAVRLMATDPGYSQSGMYLDDPAELYFQYTRFYALGPRFVPQARSVLMLGGGGYSVPKWILAGKSALAAPDEVRMTVVEIDPAMTATARRWFDLKDDARLTVQHEDARAFLNRQQGQYDLVFVDVFNSHYAVPFQMGTVEAARALRRAVAPGGALLMNVISAVNGEDGRLFQGIYGALSSAFAEVQVYCVSRPDRLGEVQNLMVVAFPEKRTGTAGEKARAEEAGANADAGMAAMLATRLEGPLVFDTPPLTDDFAPVERYALMLLRQ from the coding sequence ATGCTGGAACTGACGGTTTTTTTTAGCGGCGCGCTGGTGATGGTGCTGGAAATGGTGGGCGCGCGTGTGCTGGCCCCCTATGTGGGCACCTCGGCCATTGTGTGGACAAGTCTTATAGGCGTGGTGCTGGCCTGTCTCGCTCTGGGAGCGTGGGCGGGCGGACGCATGGCCGACAGGCATCTGTCGCGCCGTGGGCTGGCCCTGGCCCTGGCCGGAGCCGGACTTGGCTGCGCGCTTACGGCCCTGTGTCATTCGCTGGTGGGCCAGTGGGTCACAGAGGGCATCGGCAATCTGTACGTGGCCGCCGTGGCCGCCGCTGTGGGTATTTTTGCCCTGCCTGCCCTCTTTTTCGGGGCCATAAGCCCCTATGCCATCCGCCTGCGCATCGGCAGCGTCGACACTGCCGGGGCCACGGTGGGGCGGCTGTACGCGCTTTCCACGGCGGGCAGCATTCTGGGCACCTTTCTGGGCGGCTTTGTGCTCATTTCCTTTTTCGGCAGCGCCAGCATTCTCTGGGGCGTGGCCGTGTGCATGATGGCGCTTTCGCTGTGCAATGCGGCGCGCGGCGGCAAGGTGCGCGCTGCCCTGCTGGCCCTGTGCCTGATTGGGGCCGTCATGAACGGCATGTACGGAACCTGGCAGGAGAACAGGGGAGGGGTGCGGCTTGTGGAAAGCCCCTATAACAGCATCCGCGTCTATGAGGGCATGGACTGGGGCGAGGGCGGGCGCGCCGTGCGGCTCATGGCCACTGACCCCGGCTACAGCCAGTCGGGCATGTACCTGGATGACCCGGCGGAACTCTATTTTCAGTACACGCGGTTTTATGCCCTTGGCCCGCGCTTTGTGCCCCAGGCCCGTTCTGTGCTCATGCTTGGCGGGGGCGGCTATTCCGTGCCCAAGTGGATTCTGGCGGGCAAGTCGGCCTTGGCAGCGCCCGACGAGGTGCGCATGACCGTGGTGGAAATCGACCCGGCCATGACTGCAACCGCCCGCCGCTGGTTCGACCTCAAGGACGACGCACGCCTTACGGTGCAGCACGAGGACGCCAGGGCCTTTTTGAACCGGCAGCAGGGGCAGTATGACCTGGTTTTTGTGGACGTGTTCAACTCGCACTATGCGGTTCCCTTCCAGATGGGCACGGTGGAAGCCGCGCGGGCCTTGCGGCGGGCCGTTGCACCGGGGGGCGCGCTGCTCATGAACGTCATTTCCGCTGTGAACGGCGAGGACGGACGATTGTTTCAGGGCATCTACGGGGCATTGTCCTCGGCCTTTGCAGAGGTGCAGGTGTATTGCGTGTCCCGCCCCGACAGGCTGGGCGAGGTGCAAAACCTCATGGTTGTGGCTTTTCCTGAAAAAAGGACGGGCACAGCCGGGGAAAAGGCACGGGCAGAAGAGGCGGGCGCAAACGCCGACGCGGGCATGGCCGCCATGCTGGCAACCCGCCTTGAAGGCCCGCTGGTTTTTGACACGCCGCCCCTTACGGACGATTTTGCCCCTGTGGAGCGCTATGCGCTCATGCTGCTGCGGCAGTAA
- a CDS encoding nine-heme cytochrome c, protein MRNGTSLLLLAAIALAGAACLTALGAGTANAAALEPTDSGAPSAIVMFPVGDKPNPKGAAMKPAVFNHLNHEKKIENCETCHHTGDPVACSTCHTVEGKAEGNFITLERAMHATNIAKRAKGNTPVSCVSCHEQQTKERRECAGCHAIVTPKRDSAWCATCHNVTPSMTPEQMQKGINGTLLPGDNEALAAETVLAQKPVTPVSPMLAPLKVVIDSLADKYEGSNFTHRRHLTSLIEGIKDDKLAQAFHNQPELLCATCHHRSPLSLTPPKCGSCHAKEIDKVNPGRPNLMAAYHLQCMGCHKGMNVARPRDTDCTTCHKAAPKSAD, encoded by the coding sequence ATGAGGAACGGCACATCACTGCTTCTGCTGGCGGCTATCGCCCTGGCTGGCGCGGCGTGTCTTACGGCGCTGGGGGCTGGTACGGCAAATGCCGCAGCTCTGGAGCCAACAGACAGCGGCGCGCCATCGGCCATAGTCATGTTTCCGGTCGGCGACAAGCCCAATCCCAAGGGCGCGGCCATGAAACCTGCGGTTTTCAATCACCTTAATCACGAAAAAAAGATTGAAAACTGCGAGACCTGTCACCACACGGGTGATCCGGTGGCCTGTAGCACCTGTCACACCGTGGAAGGCAAGGCCGAGGGCAATTTCATCACCCTTGAGCGTGCCATGCACGCCACCAACATCGCCAAGCGCGCCAAGGGCAACACTCCCGTCAGCTGCGTGAGCTGTCACGAACAGCAAACCAAGGAAAGGCGCGAATGCGCGGGCTGTCATGCCATTGTCACGCCCAAGCGCGACTCGGCATGGTGCGCCACATGCCACAATGTTACGCCGTCCATGACGCCGGAACAAATGCAGAAGGGCATCAACGGAACCCTTTTGCCCGGCGACAATGAAGCTCTGGCAGCCGAAACCGTGCTGGCCCAGAAGCCCGTTACGCCTGTTTCTCCCATGCTGGCCCCCCTCAAGGTGGTCATCGACTCTCTGGCCGACAAGTACGAGGGAAGCAACTTCACCCATCGCCGTCACCTGACCTCCCTCATTGAAGGGATCAAGGACGACAAGCTGGCCCAGGCTTTCCACAATCAGCCTGAACTTCTGTGTGCGACCTGCCACCACAGGAGCCCGCTCTCTCTCACGCCGCCCAAGTGCGGCAGTTGCCATGCCAAGGAAATCGACAAGGTCAATCCTGGCCGTCCCAACCTCATGGCCGCCTACCATCTGCAGTGCATGGGTTGCCATAAGGGCATGAACGTCGCGCGTCCCAGAGATACCGACTGCACCACCTGCCATAAGGCCGCGCCCAAGAGCGCCGACTAG
- a CDS encoding TIGR00730 family Rossman fold protein, producing MPELQQNIVDDLASVTTESWRTFRIMAEMVEALDTLNALKVNCISIFGSARSTPDTQEYKDAEKISRLLVEAGFGIITGGGPGVMEAANKGAFDAGGESIGLHIHLPHEQGCNQYVKTRCNFRYFFIRKFMFVKYAMAYVVMPGGMGTIDELSEAFVLAQTGRTRAFPIVLYDSSFWSGMVEWLRKNMAARGFIREKEIDRLITVCDTPEEVASHLRKIVIL from the coding sequence ATGCCTGAACTGCAACAAAATATTGTGGACGATCTTGCTTCCGTCACCACCGAATCCTGGCGTACCTTCCGCATCATGGCCGAAATGGTGGAAGCTCTGGACACCCTCAACGCTCTCAAGGTCAACTGCATATCCATCTTCGGTTCGGCCCGCAGCACGCCGGACACGCAGGAATATAAGGACGCTGAAAAAATTTCGCGTCTGCTGGTCGAAGCCGGTTTCGGCATCATCACCGGCGGCGGCCCCGGCGTTATGGAAGCGGCCAACAAGGGCGCTTTTGACGCGGGCGGCGAATCCATCGGGCTGCACATCCATCTGCCGCATGAGCAGGGTTGCAACCAGTATGTGAAAACCCGCTGCAATTTCCGCTATTTTTTCATCCGCAAATTCATGTTCGTCAAGTATGCCATGGCCTATGTGGTCATGCCCGGCGGCATGGGCACCATTGACGAGCTTTCCGAAGCCTTTGTGCTGGCCCAGACCGGGCGTACGCGCGCCTTCCCCATTGTGCTGTACGATTCCAGCTTCTGGAGCGGCATGGTGGAATGGCTGCGCAAGAACATGGCCGCGCGCGGCTTTATCAGGGAAAAGGAAATTGACCGGCTCATCACCGTGTGCGACACGCCTGAAGAAGTGGCCAGTCATCTGCGCAAAATAGTTATTCTTTAG